A genomic segment from Saprospiraceae bacterium encodes:
- a CDS encoding Glu/Leu/Phe/Val dehydrogenase, translated as MTKNINAKEGLGFYQSVQNYFDIAAAHTGLPQGLLEQIKVCNAVYQMRFPVKIGNEVKVIEAYRVQHSHHRSPTKGGIRYSNHVNQEEVMALATLMTYKCAIVDVPFGGAKGGVKINPWEYTEDQLERITRRYTTELIKRNFIGPSIDVPAPDYGTGEREMSWIYDTYRTFNGGDIDAAGCVTGKPVNQNGVRGRTEATGRGVYYGIREACSFKEDMQALGLEPGTEGKTMVVQGLGNVGSHTAIISQDEGGVKIIGVSEVEGAIYKPSGIDIHQLIAFRKETGSIIGFPGAQSFAKEDRLAVMEFECDILVPAALESQITIENVHRVKAKIIAEAANGPVTSAAQEELIKAGKMIIPDVYLNAGGVTVSYFEWLKNLSHMRFGRMEKRFNENTYTSMISLVEKLTGKEVGERDKNMIARGAGEIDLVRSGLEETMVSAYHQIREVKVNNPKVDSLRTAAFLSAINKISSDYMALGIFP; from the coding sequence ATGACCAAAAACATTAATGCCAAGGAAGGGCTAGGGTTTTATCAAAGTGTGCAAAACTACTTTGATATCGCTGCTGCCCACACCGGTTTGCCCCAGGGTTTATTGGAGCAAATCAAAGTATGTAATGCCGTTTACCAAATGCGATTCCCTGTAAAAATAGGGAATGAGGTAAAGGTAATCGAAGCTTATCGCGTACAGCATAGCCACCACCGGTCTCCCACAAAAGGGGGGATTCGCTATAGCAACCACGTGAACCAGGAAGAAGTCATGGCGCTGGCGACCTTGATGACCTACAAATGTGCCATCGTAGATGTTCCCTTTGGAGGAGCCAAAGGCGGGGTTAAAATAAACCCTTGGGAATACACAGAGGACCAATTGGAGCGCATCACTCGCCGTTACACCACCGAATTGATCAAGCGAAACTTTATCGGACCATCCATTGATGTACCTGCTCCAGATTATGGTACAGGGGAAAGAGAAATGTCCTGGATTTACGACACCTATCGCACCTTTAATGGCGGTGATATCGATGCCGCCGGTTGCGTAACGGGCAAGCCCGTAAACCAAAATGGGGTGCGTGGTCGGACCGAGGCAACAGGCCGTGGTGTTTATTACGGTATTCGGGAGGCTTGTTCCTTCAAAGAAGACATGCAAGCCCTGGGCTTGGAGCCTGGCACGGAAGGAAAAACCATGGTGGTACAAGGTTTAGGAAACGTGGGTTCTCACACTGCTATCATTTCACAAGATGAAGGAGGTGTGAAAATTATTGGAGTATCAGAGGTCGAAGGTGCTATATACAAGCCTTCGGGCATAGATATTCACCAATTGATCGCTTTTCGAAAAGAAACGGGCTCGATCATCGGATTCCCGGGGGCCCAAAGTTTTGCTAAGGAGGATCGCCTGGCCGTCATGGAGTTTGAATGCGATATTTTGGTTCCGGCAGCGCTGGAAAGCCAGATCACCATTGAAAATGTTCATAGGGTAAAAGCCAAAATCATTGCAGAAGCGGCCAATGGGCCGGTTACCTCTGCCGCCCAAGAAGAATTGATAAAGGCAGGCAAAATGATTATTCCCGATGTATACCTTAACGCTGGTGGTGTCACGGTGTCTTATTTTGAATGGCTAAAGAACCTTTCACATATGCGCTTTGGGCGGATGGAGAAGCGATTCAATGAAAACACCTACACAAGTATGATTAGTCTGGTCGAAAAACTCACCGGAAAAGAAGTAGGTGAAAGAGATAAAAACATGATTGCCAGAGGTGCAGGAGAAATTGATTTGGTTCGCTCTGGACTGGAAGAAACCATGGTTTCGGCCTACCACCAAATTAGAGAAGTAAAAGTAAATAATCCCAAAGTGGATAGTCTTAGGACCGCTGCTTTTCTAAGTGCAATCAATAAAATCAGTAGTGATTACATGGCCTTAGGAATCTTTCCATAG
- a CDS encoding CcmD family protein produces MKKTIFLALSLSLLMTNALAAQDGGPDFMRSMGKMYVVVAVIIAIFLGIVIFLIYLDKRLTRLENQIDENDQKH; encoded by the coding sequence ATGAAAAAGACCATCTTTTTGGCCCTAAGTTTGAGCCTTTTAATGACCAATGCTTTGGCCGCCCAGGACGGGGGACCTGACTTTATGAGGAGTATGGGCAAGATGTATGTCGTTGTAGCCGTTATTATTGCCATTTTTTTAGGTATCGTTATCTTCCTAATATACCTAGATAAACGACTAACCAGATTGGAGAACCAAATTGATGAAAATGACCAAAAACATTAA
- a CDS encoding Lrp/AsnC family transcriptional regulator — MSDNKLDKIDLKILRILQDNSKITNLDLSKKIGLSPAPTLERVKKLEQSGVIESYHAQVSPQTIGLNVKTFVLVSLAWQKENALNHFLEKIKEIEEITECYIITGEADFLIKIVCKDIPTYEKLLFKTLSQIEEIERLKTLMTLSTVKDSKVLPYRYE, encoded by the coding sequence ATGTCAGACAATAAATTGGATAAGATTGATCTAAAAATCCTACGAATATTACAGGACAATAGTAAAATCACCAACCTGGATCTCTCTAAAAAAATTGGTCTTTCTCCGGCCCCAACCTTGGAAAGGGTAAAAAAATTGGAGCAATCAGGTGTTATTGAAAGCTATCATGCTCAGGTAAGCCCGCAAACGATTGGGCTTAATGTTAAAACCTTTGTTTTGGTTTCGCTCGCCTGGCAAAAAGAAAATGCGCTGAATCACTTTTTGGAGAAGATTAAAGAGATAGAGGAAATTACAGAGTGTTATATCATCACGGGAGAGGCAGATTTTTTGATAAAAATAGTTTGCAAAGATATTCCCACCTACGAAAAACTATTGTTTAAAACACTTTCTCAGATCGAAGAAATTGAGCGTTTAAAAACGCTAATGACCTTATCTACCGTAAAAGATAGTAAGGTGCTTCCATACCGATACGAATAA
- a CDS encoding DUF5916 domain-containing protein — translation MKKSPVSFLALCFIACYTTVLCQAPAALDKTVTKKYFTKAIELQPPLIDGLLEDAIWETVEWGGDFIQRIPHDGAAPTQATAFKILYDNKYLYIGYRCFDDEPDKIVKRMSRRDGFTGDWVEINIDSYNDKRTAFSFTITASGVRGDEFISNNGNNWDTNWNPIWSGKTNIDSLGWTAEVKIPLSQLRYGNKAEHVWGIQFTRRDFRNDSRSNWQYISQNDGNWVSNFGELHGLKGIQPQKQIEIQPYTVIKAERFEKQEGNPFADGATEGLNAGLDGKIGLTSDLTLDFTINPDFGQVEADPSALTLDGYQIFFSERRPFFVENSNLFDYAYGYAEAGGPFTGDNLFYSRRIGSSPHGYPSLSDGEFAKVPNNSTILGAAKFSGKTKKGLGIGILESVTAKEWAKIDDHGETRKEVVEPLSNYFVGRVTQDFREGSTVLGGILTATKRDLRQTGLEGLHESAYTGGLDLTHWWKNRTYYLTANGIFSQINGSKEALLRTQTAFEHYFQRPNADYLKVDSSATSMMGHGGMLKIGRANKAWKFETGMTWRSPQLELNDIGFMTNADEIHHFLWTGYRFTKPFSIFRTLQVNYNHWSTWDFGGNNLYQAINVNGHSSLKNFWFLSIGMTYENKDISNNALFGGPSLRKSKGLAPWISISTDQRKKIAFSFNSFQAWGFEKTDPQTVRAQNYSVGVQIQPTDAFSINFRPSYNQNERQIQYVTDINFENEHRYIAGTVDQRTFSATLRLNYNITPNLTLQYYGQPFISKGNYRDFKRITDPMAISFHDRFHLFSPQEIIFDKDEEVFNVDENKDGMTDYSFGDPAFNFMQFRSNLVARWEYTPGSEVFLVWSQSNTAFGDPEERLIPSLNENLFSQTGHNIFLLKLTYRFLP, via the coding sequence ATGAAGAAATCACCCGTCTCATTTCTTGCGCTATGCTTCATTGCATGCTACACTACTGTTTTATGCCAAGCGCCTGCCGCACTGGATAAAACAGTTACCAAAAAATATTTCACTAAAGCCATCGAATTGCAGCCCCCTTTAATTGACGGCCTGCTAGAGGACGCCATCTGGGAAACCGTCGAGTGGGGAGGCGACTTTATCCAACGCATACCACATGACGGGGCAGCCCCCACTCAGGCGACCGCTTTTAAAATCCTATATGATAACAAGTACCTTTATATAGGATACCGCTGTTTTGATGATGAACCTGATAAAATTGTCAAACGGATGTCTCGCCGGGATGGCTTCACCGGCGATTGGGTAGAAATTAACATTGATAGTTATAATGATAAAAGAACTGCTTTTTCTTTTACCATCACCGCCTCCGGCGTGAGGGGAGATGAATTCATTTCCAATAACGGCAACAATTGGGACACCAACTGGAATCCCATTTGGTCCGGAAAGACGAATATCGATTCGCTGGGTTGGACAGCAGAGGTGAAAATCCCACTTAGCCAACTGCGCTATGGCAATAAAGCGGAGCATGTTTGGGGAATCCAGTTTACGCGTCGCGACTTCCGTAATGATTCCAGGTCAAATTGGCAATATATTTCTCAGAACGATGGGAACTGGGTTAGCAATTTTGGCGAACTACATGGTTTAAAAGGTATCCAACCTCAAAAACAGATCGAAATCCAACCTTATACTGTCATCAAAGCGGAGCGATTTGAAAAACAAGAAGGCAATCCTTTTGCCGATGGGGCGACTGAAGGCCTGAATGCTGGCTTGGATGGCAAAATTGGATTAACAAGTGACTTAACACTCGATTTCACTATTAATCCAGATTTTGGTCAGGTAGAAGCTGACCCTTCCGCCCTCACCCTTGATGGATATCAAATTTTCTTCTCTGAGCGCCGCCCCTTCTTTGTCGAAAACAGCAACCTATTTGACTATGCCTATGGCTACGCTGAGGCAGGCGGCCCTTTTACAGGCGATAACCTCTTCTATTCCCGTCGCATAGGTAGTTCCCCCCACGGCTACCCTAGCCTATCTGACGGAGAATTTGCCAAGGTACCCAATAATTCAACCATCCTCGGCGCTGCCAAATTCAGCGGAAAAACCAAAAAAGGGCTGGGAATCGGCATTTTGGAAAGTGTAACCGCAAAGGAGTGGGCCAAAATCGACGATCATGGCGAAACCCGCAAGGAAGTGGTGGAACCACTTAGCAATTACTTTGTTGGGCGGGTAACCCAGGATTTCAGGGAAGGGAGTACCGTACTCGGCGGCATCCTGACAGCCACCAAAAGAGACCTCAGACAAACGGGTCTGGAGGGACTGCATGAGTCGGCCTACACTGGTGGCCTCGATCTAACCCATTGGTGGAAAAATCGGACTTATTACCTTACAGCGAATGGTATATTTAGTCAAATAAATGGCAGCAAGGAAGCGCTCCTAAGAACGCAAACGGCTTTTGAACACTATTTTCAAAGACCAAATGCAGATTATCTCAAAGTAGATTCTAGCGCGACCTCCATGATGGGTCATGGCGGCATGCTTAAAATTGGAAGGGCCAATAAAGCCTGGAAATTCGAAACAGGTATGACTTGGCGCTCGCCTCAATTGGAACTAAACGATATTGGATTTATGACCAACGCGGATGAAATTCATCATTTCCTCTGGACAGGCTACCGATTTACCAAACCTTTTAGCATTTTCCGAACCTTACAAGTCAATTACAATCACTGGTCGACCTGGGATTTTGGCGGCAATAACCTTTACCAGGCTATCAATGTGAATGGCCACTCCTCCTTAAAGAATTTTTGGTTTCTTAGCATCGGTATGACTTATGAAAATAAAGACATCTCAAATAATGCCTTGTTTGGTGGGCCTTCTCTTCGCAAATCCAAAGGGTTGGCTCCCTGGATTTCCATTTCCACTGACCAGCGTAAAAAAATAGCTTTCTCCTTTAATTCCTTTCAGGCTTGGGGCTTCGAAAAAACAGATCCTCAAACGGTGAGAGCTCAAAATTATTCCGTTGGGGTACAAATTCAACCCACCGATGCCTTCTCTATCAATTTCCGGCCTTCCTATAACCAAAATGAAAGGCAAATTCAATATGTGACAGACATAAATTTTGAGAACGAGCACCGTTATATTGCCGGTACGGTCGACCAAAGAACCTTCAGCGCTACCCTGCGCTTGAACTATAATATTACACCAAACCTAACCTTGCAATATTATGGCCAGCCTTTTATTTCCAAAGGAAATTATCGTGATTTCAAGCGAATAACCGACCCCATGGCTATCAGTTTCCACGACCGCTTTCATCTTTTTTCACCGCAAGAAATCATTTTTGATAAAGACGAAGAAGTTTTTAATGTAGATGAAAACAAAGATGGCATGACCGATTATAGCTTTGGTGATCCAGCTTTTAATTTCATGCAATTTAGATCAAATTTAGTAGCGAGGTGGGAATATACACCGGGCTCCGAGGTCTTCCTGGTTTGGTCACAAAGCAATACAGCATTTGGGGATCCTGAAGAGCGATTAATCCCTAGTTTGAATGAAAACCTGTTCTCTCAAACAGGACATAATATTTTCTTATTGAAACTAACCTACCGCTTTTTGCCATAA
- a CDS encoding heme exporter protein CcmB — MQIFKEIGVLLSKELKLEWRNKYAISGILLYVGATVFIVFMAFVEVEPNTWVTLYWVIMLFASVNAVTKSFTQESKKRQLYFYTLVNPIALLLSKIIYNTFLLLLIGFLIWGGLSLFVGNAVLNATPFLLAIGLGSLGFSVTFTFVSAISAKTDNSATLMAILSFPLVIPILITLVSLSKNAIELLAGEGVQGDVTMLIAIDLIVLGMSLLLYPFLWRD; from the coding sequence ATGCAGATATTCAAGGAAATAGGCGTTTTATTAAGTAAGGAACTAAAGCTGGAGTGGCGAAATAAATATGCAATAAGTGGTATACTGTTGTATGTAGGCGCTACTGTCTTTATTGTATTCATGGCCTTTGTGGAAGTAGAGCCCAATACTTGGGTAACCCTTTATTGGGTCATTATGCTTTTTGCCTCTGTCAATGCGGTCACCAAAAGTTTTACCCAGGAAAGCAAAAAGAGGCAATTGTATTTTTACACGCTCGTCAATCCGATTGCGCTTTTATTATCTAAGATCATTTACAATACATTTTTGTTATTATTGATAGGGTTTCTCATTTGGGGAGGGCTAAGCCTTTTTGTCGGAAATGCGGTGCTCAATGCGACACCTTTTTTACTGGCCATAGGGCTAGGTAGTTTGGGTTTTTCAGTCACTTTTACCTTTGTTTCGGCTATTTCGGCCAAGACGGATAATAGTGCGACGTTAATGGCTATTTTAAGTTTCCCCTTGGTCATACCCATTTTGATTACCCTTGTCAGCTTGTCGAAGAATGCCATTGAACTTTTGGCAGGAGAAGGTGTACAGGGAGATGTGACGATGCTAATTGCCATCGATTTGATTGTATTGGGGATGTCACTATTATTATACCCCTTTTTATGGAGGGATTGA
- a CDS encoding N-acetylmuramoyl-L-alanine amidase: protein MLRLLVLSTALFFMMSLKANPIPTFHQVEALPGDGIYSLLRRFQLDKHSCNFDQFYSLNKIKRNTRLIKGRTYSLPLMVYTFNGKTIRSSIGVDDWNLAINIQKYNETMESEGVRNNSFKKDMVLWVPYHLLNCPEPDLEIPPLVIDNPEAAPAASGDRQFPIFGPKYAYTPLASNKLKGKVFYVVGGHGGPDPGAMGKRGNYTLCEDEYAYDVALRLCRNLISHGATAYMINRDPNDGIRDENFFKCDNDEVLWGDIKMAQGQKTRLFQRSDIINELYEKHRLQGVTEQLAIMIHVDSRNKGVRTDLFFYHHPDNEEGKKKAQNMLKAVQQQYKKYQQDRQYEGTVTARDLHMLRECLLPAVYIELANIRNTNDQQRIIVQRNRQLLADWFLLGILN, encoded by the coding sequence ATGTTAAGATTGTTGGTACTATCCACCGCCTTGTTTTTCATGATGAGCCTTAAGGCAAATCCCATTCCTACCTTCCATCAGGTTGAGGCCTTGCCGGGAGATGGCATTTATTCCCTTTTAAGGCGATTTCAACTCGACAAGCATTCCTGCAATTTTGATCAATTTTATTCCCTCAATAAAATAAAAAGGAATACCCGCCTCATCAAAGGACGCACTTATTCCTTGCCCTTGATGGTGTATACCTTTAATGGAAAAACCATTCGTTCCAGCATCGGGGTAGACGACTGGAACCTCGCGATCAATATCCAGAAATACAATGAGACCATGGAGTCTGAAGGCGTTCGAAATAATTCTTTCAAAAAAGACATGGTGTTGTGGGTTCCTTATCACCTGCTCAATTGCCCCGAACCGGATCTAGAGATTCCTCCCTTGGTGATTGACAACCCAGAGGCGGCTCCTGCCGCCAGCGGAGACCGGCAATTCCCCATTTTTGGTCCTAAATATGCCTACACACCACTAGCTAGTAATAAGTTAAAAGGCAAAGTATTTTATGTCGTTGGGGGCCATGGAGGACCAGATCCGGGTGCTATGGGTAAAAGAGGTAATTACACCCTTTGTGAAGATGAATACGCCTATGATGTCGCCCTTCGTTTATGCCGAAACCTCATCTCCCACGGTGCTACAGCCTATATGATCAATCGCGATCCTAATGATGGCATTCGAGATGAAAACTTTTTTAAATGCGACAATGATGAGGTACTTTGGGGAGATATTAAAATGGCCCAAGGCCAAAAAACGAGACTGTTCCAACGGTCGGATATCATTAATGAATTGTACGAAAAACATCGCCTCCAAGGGGTTACCGAACAATTGGCCATCATGATCCACGTGGATTCTCGAAATAAAGGCGTAAGGACCGATCTCTTTTTTTATCACCATCCCGATAACGAGGAAGGCAAGAAAAAAGCCCAGAATATGCTCAAGGCCGTTCAACAGCAATACAAGAAATACCAACAAGACCGCCAATATGAAGGAACGGTTACTGCACGTGATTTACATATGCTTCGTGAATGCCTTCTTCCCGCCGTTTACATAGAGTTAGCTAATATTAGAAATACCAACGACCAACAGCGAATTATTGTCCAACGCAATCGGCAGTTATTGGCAGATTGGTTTTTACTTGGCATTTTAAATTAA
- a CDS encoding TraB/GumN family protein: MSIKKQTLLWQIEGESLAGTSFLFGTMHVRDQLAFQRMAFLYPFIDACPALATEFKLDEAETVHMGSLFSSQSPPLDQYFRPKVYQKMRKILKKVLDLELNRLRHLSPFLILNMLNEQLLAKDMPVSLDEHLSTYAKSKDKLLLGVETFQEQAKVLQKIPMDYQFKALRAMLSHFSKHRKQLLHTADLYAAGDPVKIYKATRKGAGALRKLLLFDRNVVMADRIFEVCQSQPTFIAIGAGHLAGGKGVLRFLKLKGLQLSPIALITKDA, from the coding sequence ATGAGCATTAAAAAACAGACCTTACTTTGGCAAATCGAGGGCGAAAGCTTGGCAGGTACTTCTTTCCTATTTGGTACCATGCATGTTCGTGACCAGCTTGCTTTCCAGCGAATGGCATTCCTTTATCCGTTTATAGATGCTTGCCCTGCCTTGGCAACCGAGTTTAAATTGGACGAAGCTGAAACGGTCCATATGGGTTCCTTGTTCAGCAGCCAGTCACCACCATTGGATCAATATTTTCGACCCAAGGTGTACCAAAAAATGCGGAAAATATTAAAGAAAGTACTTGACCTAGAATTGAATAGGCTTCGGCATCTTTCTCCCTTTCTTATCCTGAATATGCTAAACGAGCAATTGCTGGCGAAGGACATGCCGGTTTCCTTGGATGAGCATTTGTCGACCTACGCTAAATCGAAAGACAAGCTTTTATTAGGGGTCGAAACCTTCCAGGAACAGGCAAAGGTCTTGCAAAAGATTCCAATGGACTACCAATTTAAGGCATTAAGGGCCATGCTGTCCCATTTTTCTAAACACCGGAAACAACTGCTTCATACGGCTGACCTGTATGCTGCAGGTGATCCCGTTAAAATCTACAAAGCAACTCGAAAAGGAGCCGGTGCTTTACGAAAATTACTTTTATTTGACCGAAATGTGGTTATGGCAGATCGCATTTTTGAGGTTTGCCAGTCCCAGCCTACCTTTATTGCTATTGGAGCGGGGCACCTGGCCGGAGGAAAAGGAGTGCTGCGGTTTTTGAAATTAAAAGGGTTACAATTGAGCCCAATTGCGCTCATAACAAAAGACGCGTAA
- the ccsA gene encoding cytochrome c biogenesis protein CcsA, whose product MMNIKWWKFLGVLIILYTFLAGMLVPLKPGIIEVNPRSVKTGETVRLKVLGYNSRYEEEQGPLRAWLKLDGERALGAQQIEVKDSRTLEIVFAIPSYLPVTKRVQDFSLIIDGDADGTAVLPTAVLVTQDSIDPAQGELAWINSPINDLKITKGMTFPFRPILYETIRNTYFHVALWLAMMLLFILAVYYSVRYLRNPLPIWDSKARAYTAVGLFFGIMGLLTGMIWATYTWGKPWSNDVKQITTVIALLVYLAYFILRSAFEDPEKKGRISAVYNVFAFVLLIPLIYVIPRMVDSLHPGAGGNPAFGSEDLDNTMRMVFYPAIIGWTLIGAWMANLQYRIDAIQEKWIEKIG is encoded by the coding sequence ATGATGAATATTAAGTGGTGGAAATTCCTGGGGGTGCTGATCATTCTTTACACCTTTTTGGCGGGAATGTTGGTGCCTTTGAAACCGGGGATTATAGAAGTAAATCCGCGTTCGGTAAAAACAGGAGAAACTGTTCGGTTAAAGGTGCTGGGTTATAATAGCCGATATGAAGAAGAGCAGGGGCCGCTGCGGGCCTGGCTAAAGCTTGACGGAGAGCGTGCCCTTGGCGCACAGCAAATTGAGGTGAAGGATAGCCGTACCCTGGAAATCGTCTTTGCCATTCCCTCCTATTTACCGGTAACCAAGCGGGTCCAGGATTTTTCACTGATCATTGATGGAGATGCCGATGGAACGGCGGTATTACCCACCGCGGTGTTGGTTACCCAGGATTCTATTGACCCAGCGCAAGGAGAATTGGCTTGGATCAATAGCCCTATCAATGATTTGAAGATAACCAAGGGGATGACTTTCCCCTTTCGGCCGATCCTTTACGAGACGATCCGCAACACCTATTTTCATGTTGCTTTATGGTTGGCGATGATGTTGCTTTTTATCCTGGCTGTTTATTATAGCGTGCGCTATTTAAGGAATCCATTGCCCATTTGGGATAGCAAAGCCAGGGCCTATACCGCTGTAGGCTTATTTTTTGGCATTATGGGCTTATTGACGGGTATGATTTGGGCAACTTATACTTGGGGCAAACCCTGGAGTAACGATGTAAAGCAGATTACCACAGTGATTGCTTTGTTGGTCTACCTGGCTTATTTCATTCTTCGTTCAGCCTTCGAAGACCCGGAAAAGAAGGGCCGAATTTCAGCGGTTTACAACGTATTTGCCTTTGTTTTGTTGATCCCCTTGATATATGTTATTCCACGAATGGTGGATAGTTTGCATCCAGGAGCCGGCGGAAACCCTGCTTTTGGTTCAGAAGACTTAGACAATACGATGCGAATGGTTTTTTATCCAGCGATTATTGGATGGACCTTGATCGGGGCCTGGATGGCCAATTTGCAATATCGAATAGATGCCATTCAGGAGAAATGGATAGAAAAAATTGGATAA